The following nucleotide sequence is from Lytechinus pictus isolate F3 Inbred chromosome 10, Lp3.0, whole genome shotgun sequence.
ATCTGCCTTGTATACGATTATCAAAATCTTGAAACATATTCGTTGGCGAACTGGAAGCCAGTGCAGAtcttttaataatgataataataataataataataataagaactATCGTCCAATCACTTGCCTTAATACTATGTATAAGCTGCTGACATCAACGCTTGTCATGCACATCGAACGACACATCGATGATCATGACATAATGGAGGTCACTCAGAAAGGTTGTCGGAAAGGAAAGAAGGGTTGTAAAGATCACCTAAAGACAAATAAAGCAATAATCGGTAATGCTCGCCAAAGACAGACCAATCTATCCATGGCTTGgatagaccatggacctactagcaaaCAGGAAGGCATTTGACAGCGTACCACATAGTTGGATCATCAAAGTTCTAGAGATGTATCACATCAATCCACAAATAGTCAAGTGCATATCAGCAGGCATGAAACAATGGAGCACTACTCTTTCGCTTACGATAGGCACCCGTTCGATGACAGTGGAGGGGGTCCGAATCAAGAGAGGAATATTTCAAGGAGATTCCTTATCTCCTCTTTTATTCTGCTTAGCTCTCAATCCAGTATGCTCTCTCTTACACGCTACGAGTTATGGCTACAGATACAAAGGGCAAGATGTATCTACGACAATAATCCATCTGATATATATGGATGATATCAAACTCTTTGCAAAAAATGACGATGAACTTCACAAGATGATAGCAGTAGTTAAACATTTCAGCGATGACATCAAGATGTCGTTTGGTATAGACAAGTGTGCCAAAGTTACACTTGTACGAGGAAGGAGGGTAAATACAGGCGACATGTTTGTGCAAGATGAGGAAACATCAATCAAGGAACTGACTAATGATTCGACATATAAATACCTAGGCATAGCTGAGAATGATGTCATTAGCCATAACACAATGAAGGAGAAGGCAACATCAGAATACAAAAGAAGACTCAGGCTGATCCTCAAATCCGAACTGAATGCCACAAATAAGATTGAAGCGATCAACACTCTAGCCATTCCTGTGCTTAGATACAGTTTTGGTATTGTTAACTGGAGACTAGCTGATATATGTGGCCTAGATGTTATGACCAGAAAGCAATTAACGATGCACAGATTACATCACCCAAAGGCCGCAATCGAAAGGTTGTACCTTCCCCGTGATCTTGGAGGAAGAGGTTTACAACAAATTGAGATGGTCTGGAATATGGAAGCAACGAACCTCGCCAACTACCTATCCAATCCACCTGATATACTGACGAGTATATCCCTCGATTATGATAAATGTCAAGCAATATACTCCATTAACAAGCAAGCATCTATCTTATTGGCACAACATCGACTGACACTACCCTACGGTGAAAAAGAGAAGGCAAGACTTAAATGCTCCTTTCACAAGAAACTTCAAGAGCAACTTAAATCCAAGCGACTTcatggccaccatgaaaaacAGACGCATCGGGAGTTTGTAGACCAGAAAGACACACATCAATGGCTTAAGTCGGCGGGACTAAGAGGTGAAACTGAAGGGTTCGTCTATGCTATTCAGGACCAGGTGGTGAGGACCCGTGCCTACGAAAAATCTATCCTCAGAAGAGACACAGACGACACTTGCAGGATGTGTGGAAAAGAGACCGAAACAATCATGCATTTGGTATCAGCATGTTCGACTCTTGCTGGAACTGAGTACATCACAAGACATGACAATATTGCCAAACTTATCCATTGGCAACTACTGAAGGATCGCGGTAAAATGACTTGTGATCACGCTTGGCAACATCAGCCACAAACGATCACCACGATCAATAACAGCACCATATATTGGAACTGTGGCATACTAACGGATAGAACCATCAACTGCAACAAGCCGGACATCATCGTCAGAGACAACAACGtagtaaatatcattgaggtctctgttccccatgatatcaacattgctgtaaaggaaagagacaaacggctcaagtatcaagacctaaggattgagatcgagaggatgtggaacgtgaaagcagaggtcacaccagtcatcattggtcactcaggaatggtgaagaagggaatggaagcctgcataaccaagatctctcctcaccttcggatgtacgacattcagaaggcagctatcttgggtacaaccagattgataagaaagactctcggacattagtagtgtaaagttcctagttgcacttgaaattacttggtgctttttgttagagcaaagttattcaagaaaaaaatacggacttgatcctgtttagaggaataataataataataataataataataataatgataataataataataataaagttgaATAATAAAGTTGAAAAGTAGCATACATCTCCCTCATGTAGAATGTGTCATGACAAAGACGAAACGGTGTCTCATCTGGTGAGTGAATGCAGCAAAATGACAAAGGAAGGCACGACAGAGTAGCAGCTGCAGTTCATTGGGGTCTGGCCAAGAAGTACCATTTACCCCATGCGGAAAAATGGTACGAACATCGGGCAGAGCCTGTAGTAGAGAACGACGATGTAAAACTTTTATGGGATTTTAATATCCAGACAGACAAGGTCATTGAAGCTAGACGACCAGACATCGTTCTcttaaagaagaaggaaaaggaatgtCTCATCATAGATATTGCGATTCCGGGAGACTGCAGAGCTTGGcgtaaagaggaggaaaagatacAGAAGTATAACGATCTGGCATGGGAGCTGAGAAGGATATGGAAGGTGAAGACGAAGATGGTACCAATAGTCATCGGAGCCTTAGGAACAGTGACAACAAGACACAGAAGCTTTCTGGCTGTTCTAGGAGTCGAGGTGTCCTTTGAAACGATACAGAAGGCAAGCTTGCTTGGAACAGCTCATATCTTACGGAAGGtcttgaattagaaagagaagtgaacaatgagaagaggacccatttgatagaatatagaacaataaccctagatttctggaagaagtccggttgctgtttaatataccaacagaacattaagttgtggacaatggaaataataataataataatagttcatgtatagcgcataacacattgtgaataacgtctctatttgcttccaaaggacttggataattaccgtgtttacacttaatcggcttttgcatcgcacttaatcggcttttgcatcggctcgcggtacAGAACCGCTAtccgatgcagcatcggctttttcatagcgtgtaaacgggattaacttgcatcggctcgcggttcagaaccggcaattgcaccaccaaagtagtaggttcagaaccgcgagccgatgcagaatcggcttttttactacgtgtaaacagaaagccgattctgcatcggcaattggtgcgcatttccattgtgacgtaattggaagcgcacggatccagcgttgtctttattatgacgtatattgttggtgtgcgtatcatttcaagtttttgacacgcgagccgattctgcaccgcgagctgctgtaacagcgtgtaaacgcagcgcaagataaaccaaaaaccgattctgcatcggcttttggttctgaaccaaaagccgatcaagtgtaaaccctggctgtagctcaagcagcttttacgcgctcggcatttcaaggaacaCCCATTCGCCTCACctcgcttgtgggattttgcttttcgctttcaatatttttgctccattttcatagattactacaGGGAAAAACTCtagttttttcatattttcgctaaattctgaggcgttgtacaacacaaatagcaaatattcttattcatgcAATGGTGCATTTTGATCAATATCTTACTTATACAGTAAGCATTACGCACAACTGAATGATCGAGTCTAAAGGAAAACACAATTTCCATTTTGCCAAGtttcgatttaaaaaaatgtgtgtagTGGAAAATGAGCGATCAGTCAGGAAAAGGCAACCTTTTAAAGCCTTGCCCTTGTTAAAATATCttgtaaaattgattttcaaagtgACCAAgttcaatgacaaagaaatcaCTCAGCTTAAGGCGTCTCAGCTTCACCAGCCCAAGAAATGACATCCGTACCGCTTGTCTTCCAACTGAATTGTGAGTCATGTGAGGTGCTAAAGACACAAGATATGTTGCTATTTGAAATCATTTGGTGAATTTAAGTTATGATATTAAATAATATCTTAATATAAGCCCTATAAATTATGACAGTATTTCATAAACGCATTGTTTATATTTCAAGATACATATTTATATGTCCACCATACCTTTCTGACACACACAAATGTATTTTTAGGGAATTTATTACCATGAAAATGAATAGCATAATGACAGTTTATagggaaataaaatgaaatagtatTCAGCAATAGTATTTACATTGACCTACCCAAACAGGGAATACACCAGATCCATTTGTTGAGTCGACACAAGTTTCTTTTTTCACACTCGTAAAACTATCATTGcgcttttttattaaaatgttgCCATGGTCTACCCATGAGCGAGCTTACAAAGCTTTTCAAATGACCCAAACCACATCCAAATTTGAATTAATCTAATTCTTAAATATGAAATTCAGGTCAATGTCAATTTGAGTTTGACTCTGAGTTATTCCCATCCCGTTTGTATTATAGAGAGCCCTTATATTGTTCAAACACACCTGCTCAATGGCTCTGCCAAATACAATCCGAAGAATGCCATCTGTAGTTCGTTAATCTGCACAGTTTTAGGTCGAGTACAACCACGAACGTTTCAAGAATTTGAACCGTATAGATCTGAGAATGTACACGTAACGGTCAGCCGCTGTTCCCTCTCTTTAAAGATGTTGGATGTCATGGTTTTCCATCTTTCTCTGTCCAGTGCAATACCACAGCATTCATTTATCTCTCTTCAATATTTCCAAGccagtttttccttttttgacaTCTTCCTATTCTAATTTAAAATTGTCCCTACATGATTTTTTTCGTTTATTTTCGTAACGGCTATTGACAGGAAAATATAATATCCACTGACATGTAACCTGCTAGAGGATTGACTGACATTGCAAAAAACAATGGGTAAAactttaatgaatttcaaacgTTGTGGATCCTCTCATGATGAAAAGATTAATGGAAAAGGTAATTTTTGAGTCACTaaaaataatgtacatacaCCAGAATACGTTCAGGCAATGTTATACCTAGgtataaaattcatattcaaaaGAGATCTTCATTTTGGAAGAGATTCTAAATGCACGCAGCTGATCGCCCCATGCTTTAAAATATCAGTAGATACTCAGGTCATTACAGACAAAAGTTCATTGTGAACTGGCTTATACCTAGTAATTTTACATGACTGAGGAAGGCCTATATGGTACCTATACACTGTTTAACGTGTTTTGTTCTGTATGAACAAACCTCCTGATTATATTACAATACGATAAAACGCTTACTTCCCATAGGGCCCTGGAAACGATTTTTTAAAGAGGGGGTGCCGGtttggaaggaaaaaaattgacaataagAAATGTAGGTTTTACTCAAAAATAAAGGTGCTTTTGGTCAGGAAAAACAttgtcaaacaaaaaaaaatcaagttcgGATAATCTGTGCAGGTTTGCATGTTGGAGTTTACAATGTGAAGAAGGTTTATGGTTCTCACCACGTGTAATATGAAGAAAGGAAGGTAATACAggcagaaaaattgaaatggaaagacgaaaaaggatgaaaagaggaaattagaagtattatattttcttgaaagtgagtgaagtcctgaaaaggactgtaaaccagatgagatgagctgaacatggcttgagtagcgatgTTTTGAGTAGTAGCACTCTCTTCACTTCATCCTGCGACTACTCAAACCGTCGCTTATCAAGCCgtattcagctcatctcatcttgtttacagtccttttcaggactacgctcactttcaagaaaatataatacttctaatttcctcttttcatcctttctcgtctttccatttcaaattATCTGCATGTCGTATTCCCtccccttcttcatattacacatggtgaaccgtaaaccttcttCACAAAAGAATGAAAGTCATTTTGGAATTTGGATAAAAATCTACTTTCCTgttttccagggggtgctgcctatggtgtTGTCACAGAGGAATTAGAATTGCATTTACGTGTGTGTATCTTAAGATGATACAGATTAAGAGGGAGGTGAGATAGAGAGAGTAAGAACGTGCTTCTTGTGCCATTAGTAGTGGATTGTGGTGAATGATAGAGAAAGATGATTAAATGAGATTAGTGATGAGATTAGTGATGAAATTGAGGATTAATTTTCTTAGTGTGAAAGGGTCTAGTCTATAGAATATTTAATGCAAGAGGTAATTGAACTGCATGCCTTATTTTATTCAGCCCAGGATAGgcttttgtttttaagaatttTCAGGtgcaaatatgcaaattaactttgGACATGTTCCTTGTAGTGAACATGTAGAAAGGTACATTTGGGGCAGACACACCCAGCCAGTTAGAGAAGGAGGACATGCCAAGCCTGGGCATGGATCCTCAGGAGATTTTGTTCATTTAATTTCGTCAATAATTTCTGATTTAGTCTTATAATTCTCCAAGTTTGAGAACAGGAAAAGAACCTGTTTTGACAGGGTATTTCATCGATTCTGTATATACACGTAGTTAATTCAGCACCACCGGTAAGTTGACTTATGAGCTTTTGTatgttttgaaagtaaaataaatcatatatgTGAAAGAAACAATACTGACTTCGATAAAGGATACTTTATTATAAAGTATTTGAGTAAACCCTATAATagaattgtttgattttatccTTATTGTTGTTTGAACTTTTAGAAAACTCATTTATTTCAGCATTTCAAGACCGATTGTATTTTATAGGGAGTCATTggactttaaataaaatatggaaGGATGTCATAGATTATTTAGTATTTATTTAGTAAGATGCTTTAATGctttaaatagaaataaatattcattgaatctgaACCATATAGTAGAGAGTGTTTTCTGGCCGTTATTCAATTTTAGATGGCACGTAGTCTGGGGCAGGATGCATCCCCTTCCCATCCTTAACTCCGACCTATACGACTTAGACACCGATggagtgctgtttatgatctGCGACAGCGGGACTTTGGAACTTTGTCGTTAAAGCATTGATTCTTCGGAGTATAACTATTCATCAAAGAATGAACAGAATGGTGATGTATGGAACTGAAACAATGAGCGTGATTGGATTCTAAGAACAGTTGCATATATGTATATGCGCATATTTTCTAGCGATTATCGTAGAGAGAGTGCATTTAATTTAGCACAGAAATGGTTCAGAATTAGAGAGTGGATAGTAGAGGGAATACCGATATAAGAGGTTAATAGATATTAAGTAAATGAGTTGGTATAGGTTTAAGATTTGGAGAGGTTACGATCAGGTCTgtaccactcattcaatgaacaaggttatgatataaccttgttctcagttatatctccatgtgtggcaaaataaggatggcaatgtttggcttattttctctttttctttgggacaaatgcttgatttttttacactgacagtttccattacacctattcgtcacacaacttggcccttaagtaaatttgattctttaaattatttttttcttaattaaaaatagagataaaaaaatgaaaattttctttccatattattttccaccaatagagtacacaaaaatatgcccaaaattcaagtttttgagcgctctagtgaatacaaaaattattcccaagttactaatgaaaaaaaaattgcaaatgtacggaaataagtaattttggtcacaaaagtgatattttaatcattttttacagtgtatgctctgtacagcattgtagattccccacaggcagggtggttgcagtgaacaagtggtcAGTACAAGATCTGCTTTGTACATGTTAGCCCTAGAGGCAGGTACGGTTGTGAAACGTGGAAATATTGTTTGAGAAATATTGTTACTTGGAGAGAGGTAGAAGGTATTATCCTTTAGAAATAAAGAATCTGAGTTAAAGGCATGGCTGGTGTGAATATTGTTTATATTTAGTTCCCATGTGACAGGTGTATAACACAGGCATCGGCACATGCAGTAACCATGCATCCCCTATTCTCAGGGCCATAACTTACGAAATTCCAACTCAAACCGTGTTTGTGATACACGGTCTTACACGAAGGAATTTAAGATATACTTAAGTTTCATCCAGAAATTGGTATGATCTTATTCTCGTTTTGTTGTCGACTTGCGGCTCGTGTGGTGTGTTTGAGGCTGAGACTTACGGTAAGCATTGAGTATAAAGGGTCTCACGACCCGAGAGCGAAAATTAATATAAGCAAATTCAAAACTAAAATAATCAACAAACAAGGTCGAGTCTTCATCTTCTTGTCACGAGTCAATATTTGATCTAGATATAGAGGGGGTGGGTCTCGATGATAACATACTTAAACTATCTTGTAAACATGTATCCGCTACTGAGATAAAGAGAACTCCATTAGTGCTAATGTGATGTTTAATGACAGTTCAGTTGAGATATTGATAGAAAACTAAAGTATAGTGATTATTATGTTACTTCCTCCAGATGGGCCCACAATCATGATGATGtttaattattataatcattattattcatttagttTAATCTCAATGCAATTCTGAACTTCATTATAAACACAGTTCGAATGCAGTTGCACAAACTCCCTCTACGATCAGTCATCGATAACTCTGTAGGTATAGAAATGGTATCGAATCGTTTACGTCATTCGCTTCCAGGCTAAACGATCTTTAGATCGCGTGTGATCTTAATACACTTCAATATCTACAATATTTGCTATAATAGCTTATCATATATTAATTATTCCCTTCGTGGCCGAATCGAGAGACGCACAAGATTCAAGGGTGAAGTGGCTATGTTGGACTTCTTGAAATGGTTTTTACGGTCACCCACTATCGTGTGATCTTGATAATATCATAATGTAGTTCAGAATTATCTGGTCTTGTATTTAATTATCCACAGATTTGTGGATCAATGTACAATTTAAACCCTAGATGAGCAGTACCTAGATATGGGAAATAACTTCATCCAGCTATTTTGAGACCAACTTCAAACCGCTAGTCTGGGAAAGTTTTCCATCACAAATCAAGAAAGGTCGCATACCAAGGACGAGGACAGCAACCATGGTCGATACGAAGTTGTTTGTGGTGGCGCTTTGTTGCTGTGCTGCAGCCACAGTGGTGGCAACACCGCTGGACGACTATGTCAACATGGCGGACCCTCATTACAAGTATGAAGTCCTGAGCGAGCATAAGGTGCATGGGGAGTACATCGCTTATGTTCTCAACATGACGTCACAGAAATGGCTCACATGTAAGTGGTTTGAagcagggccgtagccagaagcattttgttgggggggtgtaccggctaaatttgccaactaaatttggcgtgacagcgccaacgtgagcacagggggagtctgatgggggatgtgccccccctacaataatcacatgctaaaagattttgaatttttaaaattgaattagtggcatttggtgaatactttaaggtaaattatacaaagatatacaaagatatttgcactttaaaaataaacattttggatcaaaatagatAGGCTAGTGTGtcgtagttgctaacttgcagtataatgatataccctatgcattaataatatcaaaatcaaagatttgttaattttttattgaccttctgtgcaagatgtctcaactaaaatttcaagtgctactgctaacagtggcgtaccgtgggtcacggcattgggggggggggcaccagcaaaaaattagagtcattaagtgggcgcgcgaagcgcgctcaattgccaggtatactgacctgatagagacattttaaggactgtgccattaaacggatatgtatcttagtgatcaaataatgcgagcgcgaagcgcgagctgaaaatgtttgatattcagtcctaaaaagggacattataagcaaagttttgtaatcatgatacgtacctgtcttacaaaacaaacaatgcgagcgcgaagcgcgagctgacattttttgtataacttaacattttcaggactatcttttggaatttatgaagtgcgtacgtatctcataatagtcatctaatgcgagcgccaagcgcttgctgattttgttagaattacactggcacatgaagcactttttgtggtcattgtaatcatgaacatgatacgtatttcactaatgaaatattgcgggcgagaagcgcgagctgacaatttttgaaattcagacctgaagagggacattctatatatggcttgtttgtaggaatttactatttcactaattaagtgtagcgagcgcgaagcgcgagctgaaaatttgttataattagatcagaaaaagggacattttaaggactgtctttaggaattcgtgcactgcaaaaacgccggtgttgatttaacaccagcctggtatatatatcggtccacaccaatgcgaacgtaagcacatactggaaatgttttattaaggccttaaaagggggcaatcactttaagtatatagtcatgaaaaaagcatatgtcactacataaaacaatgataacttgaagtgcgagAAGATAGTTTGGTGCATAATCTTTGTGgacttaaaatacaacaggactatatatctcattagtcagactatgcgagcaccaggaatgatgcaaccccaacctgc
It contains:
- the LOC135155800 gene encoding uncharacterized protein LOC135155800 — its product is MDDIKLFAKNDDELHKMIAVVKHFSDDIKMSFGIDKCAKVTLVRGRRVNTGDMFVQDEETSIKELTNDSTYKYLGIAENDVISHNTMKEKATSEYKRRLRLILKSELNATNKIEAINTLAIPVLRYSFGIVNWRLADICGLDVMTRKQLTMHRLHHPKAAIERLYLPRDLGGRGLQQIEMVWNMEATNLANYLSNPPDILTSISLDYDKCQAIYSINKQASILLAQHRLTLPYGEKEKARLKCSFHKKLQEQLKSKRLHGHHEKQTHREFVDQKDTHQWLKSAGLRGETEGFVYAIQDQVVRTRAYEKSILRRDTDDTCRMCGKETETIMHLVSACSTLAGTEYITRHDNIAKLIHWQLLKDRGKMTCDHAWQHQPQTITTINNSTIYWNCGILTDRTINCNKPDIIVRDNNVVNIIEVSVPHDINIATDKVIEARRPDIVLLKKKEKECLIIDIAIPGDCRAWRKEEEKIQKYNDLAWELRRIWKVKTKMVPIVIGALGTVTTRHRSFLAVLGVEVSFETIQKASLLGTAHILRKVLN